A single window of Bradyrhizobium daqingense DNA harbors:
- a CDS encoding serine hydrolase domain-containing protein has translation MISHSGLRALLCGALVSLGAMSFARAEGTYEIPAGARFNQDKLAKISEFFKNEVATGKIAGATVLIKQHGKAVYHEAFGVQDVVSKAPITDKTIFRLFSMTKAITSVVAMQLVEDGKIKLDDPVSKYIPSFANVKVGVEKKAEDGSKSLELVPPNRPMTVLDLMRHTSGITYGFYGDSLVRKAYREANLYAGDYDLAEFAERIAKLPLHNQPGALWQYGHSTDVLARVMEVAAGKSLIDIMREKLLDPLGMVDTGFFVTAPEKQKLLAQPVPNDSDFRVGRINDPTVAKKIQFASGGMVTTMADYERFAQMLLNGGSLDGKTILKPETFTLMTTDQVGPGSGVDRDYFYFPGDGFGFGLGLAVRTGPGNAKPPPPGNLGELKWDGASGCYFVIDPKQDMFFVLLEQTPTERQRVQRTLKQLVYEAMEK, from the coding sequence GGAGGGAACCTACGAGATTCCGGCCGGAGCGCGTTTCAATCAGGACAAGCTCGCCAAGATCAGCGAATTCTTCAAGAACGAAGTCGCGACCGGCAAGATTGCCGGAGCCACCGTGCTGATCAAGCAGCACGGCAAGGCGGTCTACCACGAGGCCTTCGGCGTGCAGGACGTGGTCAGCAAGGCGCCGATCACCGACAAAACCATCTTCCGCCTGTTCTCGATGACCAAGGCGATCACCTCGGTGGTCGCGATGCAATTGGTCGAGGACGGCAAGATCAAGCTCGATGATCCCGTCTCGAAATACATCCCGTCCTTCGCCAATGTGAAGGTCGGCGTCGAGAAGAAGGCCGAGGACGGCAGCAAGTCGCTCGAGCTGGTGCCGCCGAACCGGCCGATGACCGTGCTCGACCTGATGCGCCACACCTCCGGCATCACCTATGGCTTCTATGGCGACAGCCTGGTGCGCAAGGCCTATCGCGAGGCCAACCTCTATGCCGGCGATTACGACCTCGCCGAGTTCGCCGAGCGCATCGCAAAATTGCCGCTGCACAACCAGCCGGGCGCGCTCTGGCAATACGGTCATTCCACCGACGTGCTGGCGCGTGTGATGGAGGTCGCGGCCGGCAAGTCGCTCATCGACATCATGCGGGAGAAGCTGCTCGATCCCCTGGGCATGGTCGATACCGGCTTCTTCGTCACGGCCCCCGAGAAGCAGAAGCTGCTGGCGCAGCCGGTGCCGAACGACAGTGATTTCCGGGTCGGCCGGATCAACGATCCCACCGTCGCAAAGAAGATCCAGTTCGCCAGCGGCGGCATGGTCACGACCATGGCCGACTACGAACGCTTCGCGCAGATGCTGCTCAACGGCGGCAGCCTCGACGGCAAGACCATCCTCAAGCCCGAGACATTCACGCTGATGACGACCGATCAGGTCGGACCGGGCTCCGGCGTCGATCGCGATTACTTCTATTTCCCCGGCGACGGGTTCGGCTTCGGTCTCGGGCTCGCCGTGCGTACCGGTCCCGGCAACGCAAAGCCGCCGCCGCCCGGCAATCTCGGCGAATTGAAGTGGGATGGCGCCTCCGGCTGCTATTTCGTCATCGATCCCAAGCAGGACATGTTCTTCGTCCTCCTGGAGCAGACGCCGACCGAGCGCCAGCGCGTGCAACGGACATTGAAGCAGCTCGTCTATGAAGCCATGGAGAAGTGA